From Cecembia calidifontis, one genomic window encodes:
- a CDS encoding glycoside hydrolase family 2 protein: MKNTILALLLIFSLGLMAKAQELNTNPILSPWAEKVDPSKPLPDYPRPQMVRDNWTNLNGPWDYAIVEKGSSKPNSFQGKITVPYPVESYLSAVMKPVGASNELWYRKSIQISNDQRKGRVLLHFGAVDWEAEVFINGQTIGKHQGGYDPFSFDITDYLSKGQNQELAVRVWDPSDEGPQPRGKQVNRPRGIWYTPVTGIWQTVWMEYVPENYIAGLKVSPDWDNGTFKILPDLNVGQGDFKVAVSAFDKGDLVGQAEAFSGKPIILKIPDPKSWSPEHPHLYDFQVRLMRGNRVVDEVKSYGALRKITISYDENGMQRMALNGETLFQYGPLDQGWWPDGLYTAPTDEALLFDIEKTKDLGFNMIRKHVKVEPARWYYHCDRLGMLVWQDMPSGDMGNVWEPKPGIYRKGLDRERSPESEAIFRKEWKAIIDAFYHFPSIVVWVPFNEAWGQFKTKEITEWTQAYDPSRLVNSASGGNFELEGNKLVGDIFDVHNYPDPVMPSPDLFGKVNILVLGEYGGLGLPIEGHTWQEKDNWGYQSFKNEEELWARYQRLIGDLKFLIPKGLAAAVYTQTTDVEVEVNGLMTYDRKVIKFPAEAMRKLHKGLYE; encoded by the coding sequence ATGAAAAACACCATATTGGCATTGCTATTGATCTTTTCACTTGGCTTGATGGCCAAGGCACAGGAGTTAAATACCAATCCTATCCTAAGCCCTTGGGCTGAAAAAGTGGATCCTTCAAAGCCACTACCAGATTATCCAAGACCTCAAATGGTGAGGGATAATTGGACTAACTTAAATGGGCCTTGGGATTATGCCATTGTGGAAAAAGGCAGCTCAAAACCGAACAGCTTTCAGGGTAAAATCACAGTCCCCTATCCGGTGGAATCTTATCTTTCAGCGGTCATGAAACCTGTTGGAGCAAGCAACGAACTTTGGTACCGAAAGTCTATACAGATCTCCAATGACCAAAGAAAGGGGAGGGTTTTGCTGCATTTCGGTGCGGTGGATTGGGAAGCGGAAGTGTTTATCAATGGACAAACTATTGGCAAACACCAAGGAGGTTATGACCCATTTTCTTTTGATATCACAGATTATTTAAGCAAGGGTCAAAATCAAGAGCTCGCAGTTAGGGTTTGGGATCCCTCAGATGAAGGACCCCAGCCAAGGGGCAAGCAGGTCAATAGGCCAAGGGGTATCTGGTATACTCCTGTAACCGGTATTTGGCAGACCGTTTGGATGGAGTATGTACCGGAAAATTATATCGCGGGTTTGAAAGTAAGCCCAGATTGGGATAATGGGACTTTTAAAATCCTGCCGGATTTGAATGTCGGTCAAGGAGATTTTAAAGTGGCCGTCAGCGCATTTGATAAGGGGGATTTGGTGGGGCAGGCAGAGGCTTTCAGCGGGAAGCCCATTATTTTAAAAATCCCTGATCCTAAATCATGGTCTCCTGAACATCCACATCTTTATGATTTTCAGGTCAGGTTAATGCGGGGAAATAGGGTAGTGGATGAGGTTAAATCATATGGAGCCCTGAGAAAAATTACTATCAGCTATGATGAAAATGGCATGCAGCGGATGGCCTTAAACGGGGAAACACTTTTTCAGTATGGACCATTGGATCAAGGCTGGTGGCCGGATGGCCTTTATACAGCCCCAACAGATGAGGCTTTACTTTTTGATATTGAAAAAACAAAAGATTTGGGATTTAACATGATCCGTAAACATGTAAAAGTGGAACCAGCCCGCTGGTATTACCACTGTGACCGATTGGGGATGTTGGTATGGCAGGATATGCCCAGTGGGGACATGGGAAATGTATGGGAGCCCAAGCCGGGAATTTACCGCAAAGGACTTGACAGGGAAAGAAGCCCCGAATCGGAAGCGATTTTCAGGAAAGAATGGAAAGCCATCATTGACGCATTTTACCACTTTCCGTCCATAGTAGTTTGGGTGCCATTCAATGAAGCTTGGGGTCAATTCAAAACCAAAGAAATTACAGAATGGACACAGGCCTATGATCCAAGCCGTTTGGTCAATTCCGCATCAGGAGGGAATTTTGAGCTGGAAGGCAATAAATTGGTTGGGGATATTTTTGATGTGCACAATTATCCTGATCCCGTGATGCCCTCACCCGATTTGTTTGGAAAAGTCAACATCCTGGTTTTGGGTGAATATGGTGGTTTGGGCTTGCCCATTGAGGGACACACTTGGCAGGAAAAAGACAACTGGGGCTATCAAAGTTTCAAAAATGAAGAAGAGTTATGGGCTCGGTATCAAAGGCTTATTGGGGATTTAAAGTTTTTAATTCCCAAAGGGCTTGCAGCTGCAGTTTATACCCAGACCACTGATGTGGAAGTGGAAGTCAATGGATTAATGACTTATGACAGGAAAGTGATCAAATTTCCTGCGGAAGCCATGCGCAAGTTGCACAAGGGTTTGTATGAATAA
- a CDS encoding antitoxin Xre/MbcA/ParS toxin-binding domain-containing protein: MVAIELDQTQQKLMEELPPIHDFSRFYFYLRSSQRDREYMGILSRISGLNHNILADWLNISPKTFRNYKNNPHLELKENTKEHLLSLISLYKHGIEVFGNKESFEAWLLLKNPLLDNQAPLDFLDTISGIKWIDNKLTSMEYGENA; this comes from the coding sequence ATGGTAGCTATTGAATTAGACCAAACCCAGCAAAAGCTTATGGAGGAATTGCCTCCCATCCATGACTTTTCAAGGTTTTATTTTTATTTGAGATCAAGCCAAAGGGACAGAGAATATATGGGTATCTTATCCCGAATCAGTGGGCTGAACCATAATATATTGGCAGATTGGTTGAATATTTCTCCAAAGACTTTCAGGAATTATAAAAACAATCCCCACTTGGAGTTAAAAGAAAATACGAAGGAACACCTACTATCTTTGATTTCATTGTACAAGCATGGAATAGAAGTTTTTGGAAATAAAGAAAGTTTTGAAGCATGGCTCCTTTTAAAAAATCCACTTTTGGATAATCAAGCACCTTTGGATTTTTTGGATACTATTTCAGGGATTAAATGGATTGATAATAAGTTGACATCCATGGAATATGGAGAAAACGCCTGA
- a CDS encoding RES family NAD+ phosphorylase has translation MKVFNIRKAKYANSLVASGVANRWNKEEEFILYTGSSIALSVLELLAHRSGIQIGLGYKLLTLELDVDEEDIQRIKPLDLPKDWRSIKSYPLLQEIGSNWYQSRRKLLMEVPSAIVPWESNFLINTRHSLFEKKVALAKVEDFEWDNRLL, from the coding sequence ATGAAGGTTTTCAATATCAGGAAAGCTAAATATGCCAATAGTTTAGTGGCTTCCGGAGTGGCAAACAGGTGGAACAAAGAGGAAGAGTTTATTTTATATACAGGAAGTTCCATTGCATTATCCGTTTTAGAACTGCTAGCCCATAGGTCTGGAATACAAATTGGGCTAGGTTATAAACTTCTCACTCTTGAATTGGATGTGGATGAGGAGGATATCCAAAGAATCAAACCATTGGATTTACCTAAAGATTGGAGATCTATTAAAAGTTATCCTCTTTTACAGGAGATTGGATCAAATTGGTATCAATCCAGGAGAAAATTACTTATGGAGGTTCCTTCCGCCATTGTGCCTTGGGAGAGTAATTTTCTGATAAATACCAGACATTCTTTATTTGAGAAAAAAGTTGCTTTAGCAAAGGTTGAGGATTTTGAATGGGACAACAGGTTGCTTTAA
- a CDS encoding heme-binding domain-containing protein, translating into MKKLLLIPALALIAFIFLQATVKDNESIELETNVFDDKIPPHVKAVIDQKCYGCHNAESKNEKGKQKLDWDELEASRKAKQLATMAKINETLVNGDMPPAKFLESKPEGKLTKEELETLLDWSAGKKKSPK; encoded by the coding sequence ATGAAAAAACTACTTCTAATTCCCGCTTTGGCCCTTATTGCTTTTATCTTTTTACAAGCTACTGTCAAAGACAATGAATCCATTGAGCTGGAAACAAATGTCTTTGACGATAAAATACCTCCTCATGTCAAAGCAGTAATTGATCAAAAATGTTATGGTTGCCATAATGCTGAGTCCAAAAATGAAAAAGGCAAACAGAAATTGGATTGGGACGAATTAGAGGCATCAAGAAAAGCCAAGCAGTTGGCCACTATGGCGAAAATCAATGAAACTTTGGTCAATGGGGATATGCCTCCGGCTAAATTTCTAGAAAGTAAGCCGGAAGGTAAATTGACTAAGGAAGAATTGGAAACATTGTTGGACTGGAGTGCAGGAAAAAAGAAATCACCTAAGTAA